From the Lactobacillus johnsonii genome, the window CTACACAAGTAACTGCTCCTGCGTTAATTATCGTCGGAGTTTTAATGGCACAAAATACCGCACATATTCACTGGAACAAGTTAGAAATTGCCGTACCTGCATTTTTAATCTTACTTGGTATGCCTCTTACTTACTCAATTTCCGACGGTTTGGCATTAGGAATGATTACTTACCCAATTTGTATGGTTTCTGCAAAGCGTGGTAAAGAAGTTAGCCCAATGATGTGGGTACTGTTTGTAGTATTTATCATCTTCTTATGGGTATTGAATTTTAAATAGATTGAAACTCAAGAGAAAAGCTCGTGCTGATGCACGGGCTTTTTTGGTTAATCAAAAAATTTTCTGTCAATTTTAAATATTGTTTTTACTCTCTACTAATTTCCAAACAATAAGATCTTTTACCGCATTTTGGACAAGTCAATTTTCTAAACTTAGGCGTATGCGGGGCTAAATTAAATGCCAGGAACGATGGAATAAATACATCTCCGCAATTAGGACAAACATATTCAACATGGTCATAGTAATATCGCGACAATCCCAATGCCATCATAAAAATAATAACTACTAGTGCAAGAACTTCAATTACAAAGCTAGTTATCTGGTTTAGATGATATAAATAAAATGCTATGCCGATCCCTAATATTTCAATTATTGACAAAAGCCCTCCAAAAACTAACATCTTATCTCTTAAAGCTGAAAGTCTATTTTCTTTTCTCGTAATATCTGTAATGCCAGAGTGATTGGTTAATACAGCACGCGACAACTTTATTTTTTGCAAATGTTTTATTTGTGCTTGTTTCTTACTTATCTCCTCAATTTTCCGCTGATTCTCCTGGTATTGTTCTTTAAGCAATAACTCCACTGACTGATTCCCATGCTCATCTTGAATGAGCATTTTTATCTGCTTCAATGAAAATCCCAATTCTTTTAGAAAAAGAATTAATTCAAGTTGTCTTATCTGATCTTTTTCATAAAAACGATAGCCATTTTCTTCAGTATAAGCTGGCCTCACTAGATCTTTTTCCTCATAAAACCTTAAAGTCCGTGTACTCACTTGTAATTTCTTTGCTGCTTCTCCGATGGTATATCTCTCTGACATTACTTTCACCTCCCAGCTTTAAGATATCAATTGACGTAAGGTTAAAGTCAACTTCTAAATTATAAAATATTCTATTTCCTTGGAAATATTGTTCGGCTTTTAAACCAATTTTCTTATTTTTGTACCTATTATTTTATATTTTTTTGATTTAATCGAATAATTATAGTTTTTATTCTTGAAATAGTTAATAATTTAGATATAATTTTAGTTGAAGATTCGCTTTTAAATGATTAAACACATAAATTAATCATTTAAAATTATATTTTCCCTTAAAATCCGAACATTACCATTCTTGGAGGGCTACATGAATTCAATTGGTAAATTTTTCCATTTAAATGAAAACCATACTTCATTTAAAACTGAGTTTTTAGCTGGATTAACTACTTTTGTAAGTATGTCTTATATTCTTTTTGTTAACCCAGCTGTTTTA encodes:
- a CDS encoding MerR family transcriptional regulator, which gives rise to MSERYTIGEAAKKLQVSTRTLRFYEEKDLVRPAYTEENGYRFYEKDQIRQLELILFLKELGFSLKQIKMLIQDEHGNQSVELLLKEQYQENQRKIEEISKKQAQIKHLQKIKLSRAVLTNHSGITDITRKENRLSALRDKMLVFGGLLSIIEILGIGIAFYLYHLNQITSFVIEVLALVVIIFMMALGLSRYYYDHVEYVCPNCGDVFIPSFLAFNLAPHTPKFRKLTCPKCGKRSYCLEISRE